Proteins co-encoded in one Sander vitreus isolate 19-12246 chromosome 9, sanVit1, whole genome shotgun sequence genomic window:
- the LOC144523938 gene encoding LOW QUALITY PROTEIN: uncharacterized protein LOC144523938 (The sequence of the model RefSeq protein was modified relative to this genomic sequence to represent the inferred CDS: inserted 5 bases in 3 codons) has protein sequence MVAIVDTRLIACLDEKLDELLMLLRSSQSPPSAPVDDMLLSPCSTQLFLTTLGGSTGGTAIRRMLRRVPTNDVLKPYSLRSRKAKEGPDNLQAASQKNFPALTAADVEDPTMLLPPSQYPNSPVSKVDSFKFLGSISQDLKWESNINAILKKAQQRMCFLRQLRKHGIIEPVKFSEWAAPIVPELKPDDSVRICGDYKXQVSKLEQYPIPKLEDLFEKLSGGENFSKLDLSHAYQQVILDESSTPYVTINTHKGLFQVNRLPFGVSSSPAIFQRLMESLVAGIPNVVVYLDDILLMGQSDQDHLATLNQVLTRLQEAGLRLKRNKCVFMEQELEFLGHKVDASGLHPLPHKVRPIQEAPAPTNVTELRAYLGLLNYYNRFLPNLSTLLLPLHGLLRKETTWKWEAEQERAFEESKRLMQSSDVLVHYDSQKDLILSCDASPYGVXMPNGQERPISFMSRTLTSAEANYSQLDKEGLAVMFGIQRFHKYLYGRMFAICTDHKPLLSLFNEIKAVPQMASPRIQRWAVTLRAYEYEIVYKPGKYHNNADALSRLPLPQQSVKGVQEERVLMMENVTLVSAAEMSRWTSRDPVLSRVAQFVQXDPAFQPYAVRKTELSVQDGCVLWGSRVVVPPPGRDALVQQLHHGHIGITRMKALVRSYFWWPKLDADIEAVAKRCVACQEHRNSPAPAPLHPWEWPSKPWQRLHIDYAGPFMGHMFLILVDAHSKWMDAYPVTTATSAITIECLRKSFSNHGIPETIVSDNGSCFVSAEFREFMQKNGIEHITSAPYHASSNGCAELAVQTFKSMMKKAGVGSLTTKVSRVVFSNRITQQFSRNRHSSSRYSKAITAFGCTCTSVGETCVEAKLFEGL, from the exons CCTTGATGAGAAGCTGGATGAGCTGCTCATGCTCTTAAGGAGCTCCCAGtcacctccctctgctccagttGATGACATGTTGCTGTCGCCCTGCTCAACA caacttttcctGACAACCCTTGGAGGTTCGACCGGAGGTACTGCCATCCGTCGCATGCTACGGCGAGTGCCAACCAATGACGTTCTAAAACCGTATAGCCTGCGGAGCAGAAAGGCAAAAGAAGGACCTGACAATCTGCAGG CGGCCTCCCAGAAAAACTTCCCCGCGCTGACTGCAGCAGATGTGGAGGACCCCACAATGCTCCTCCCCCCCTCACAATATCCTAACAGCCCAGTGTCAAAGGTGGACTCATTCAAGTTTCTGGGCTCCATTTCCCAGGACCTGAAGTGGGAGTCCAACATCAACGCCATCcttaaaaaggctcagcagaggATGTGCTTCCTACGGCAACTGCGGAAGCATG GGATCATTGAGCCAGTGAAGTTCTCCGAGTGGGCCGCACCGATTGTGCCTGAGTTAAAACCTGATGATTCGGTGCGCATCTGTGGAGACTACA CTCAAGTGTCGAAGCTCGAGCAGTACCCAATACCGAAATTGGAGGACTTGTTTGAGAAGTTGTCAGGCGGCGAAAACTTCAGTAAACTAGACCTGAGCCATGCGTATCAGCAAGTGATACTTGATGAGTCATCCACACCATATGTCACTATTAATACACACAAAGGTCTGTTTCAGGTGAATCGTCTTCCATTTGGGGTCTCCTCCAGCCCAGCCATATTCCAACGACTGATGGAGAGTCTGGTGGCCGGCATCCCGAATGTGGTTGTCTATTTGGATGACATTTTACTGATGGGCCAGAGCGACCAAGACCACCTTGCAACATTGAACCAGGTGTTAACACGGCTGCAGGAAGCTGGTCTTCGCCTAAAACGCAACAAATGTGTGTTCATGGAACAGGAACTAGAGTTCCTTGGACATAAAGTGGACGCCTCTGGTCTTCATCCGTTGCCACATAAGGTCAGGCCAATACAAGAAGCACCCGCTCCGACCAATGTCACAGAACTGAGAGCATACCTGGGACTGCTCAACTACTACAACAGATTCCTGCCAAACCTGTCAACATTGTTATTACCTTTACATGGACTGTTAAGAAAGGAAACCACCTGGAAATGGGAGGCAGAACAGGAGAGAGCTTTTGAGGAGTCTAAGCGACTCATGCAGTCGTCCGATGTGTTGGTGCATTATGACAGCCAAAAAGATCTGATCCTGTCCTGCGACGCTTCTCCTTACGGAGT CATGCCAAATGGACAGGAGAGACCAATCAGCTTCATGTCCAGGACACTAACGTCAGCTGAAGCGAACTACTCTCAACTGGACAAAGAAGGTCTGGCAGTAATGTTTGGCATTCAGCGTTTCCACAAGTACTTATATGGTAGGATGTTTGCCATTTGCACTGACCACAAACCTTTACTGTCTCTCTTCAATGAAATAAAGGCAGTGCCCCAAATGGCTTCTCCTCGTATACAGCGATGGGCAGTAACCTTGAGAGCATATGAATACGAGATTGTTTACAAGCCAGGGAAATACCATAACAATGCAGATGCATTGAGTCGACTCCCTCTGCCTCAACAGTCCGTCAAGGGAGTACAAGAGGAACGAGTGCTGATGATGGAGAATGTGACCCTTGTGTCGGCAGCGGAAATGAGCAGATGGACAAGCAGAGATCCTGTGTTGTCCAGAGTGGCACAGTTCGTTCA CGACCCAGCTTTCCAACCATATGCTGTGAGGAAAACAGAGTTAAGTGTGCAAGATGGATGTGTACTGTGGGGCTCTCGCGTAGTGGTGCCACCGCCAGGGCGGGACGCCTTGGTACAGCAGCTACATCACGGGCACATCGGCATCACTAGAATGAAAGCTTTAGTGCGAAGCTACTTCTGGTGGCCGAAGTTGGATGCAGACATTGAAGCTGTAGCTAAAAGATGTGTTGCATGCCAAGAACACCGCAACTCACCAGCTCCAGCACCACTGCATCCCTGGGAGTGGCCGAGCAAACCCTGGCAAAGGTTACACATTGACTATGCGGGACCTTTTATGGGACACATGTTTTTGATCTTGGTGGACGCCCATTCCAAATGGATGGATGCTTACCCTGTAACGACCGCAACGTCAGCCATCACGATTGAATGTCTAAGGAAGAGTTTTAGCAATCATGGCATTCCAGAGACAATTGTGTCAGATAATGGCTCATGCTTTGTGAGTGCGGAGTTCAGAGAATTCATGCAGAAGAATGGGATTGAACACATCACTTCTGCTCCTTATCATGCGTCCTCAAATGGTTGTGCTGAGCTCGCAGTCCAGACATTCAAGTCAATGATGAAGAAGGCAGGTGTCGGTAGCCTGACCACTAAAGTGTCAAGAGTGGTGTTTAGTAACCGCATTACACAACAATTCAGCCGTAATAGACATTCATCCTCCAGGTACTCCAAGGCAATCACCGCCTTCGGCTGCACCTGCACGTCGGTCGGTGAGACCTGTGTCGAAGCCAAGTTATTTGAAGGACTATGA